Below is a genomic region from Spongiibacter nanhainus.
TAGTAGCTATCCCCACGGTTATTTCTCGGTGTACCGGATGATTGCCAATCGGGACGATCTCGATTTCGTCCTCCACCTCGGTGACTATATTTACGAATACGGCGACGGTCAGTACGGCGACAATGCCAGCCGTTTGCTGGACCCGCCCCACGAGATTGTCAGTCTTTCCGACTACCGCCGCCGCTACGCTCACTATCGCAAAGATGTGGATTTACAGACGGCCCACGCGACTCATCCTTTCATTACGGTGTGGGACGACCACGAGTCTACTAACGATTCCTACAAAGACGGCGCCGAAAATCACAATGAGGGCGAAGGCGATTGGCAGGAGCGCAAGCTCCGCGCCATCCAGGCCTATTTTGAGTGGATGCCCATCCGTCCCCCAACTCAAGAACAAGACAGCATCTACCGCGACTTCCAATACGGTGACCTGGCTAACTTTATGATGTTGGATACCCGCCTGGAAGGTCGGGAGAAGCAGCTGGACAACCCAGTCGATCCGGCGCGCAGCGAACCGCGGGATCTGCTCGGCCAGACTCAGAAAGACTGGTTTAAGCACAAGCTGGCCACCGCCCAAGGGCAGTGGAAGTTTGTTGGCCAGCAGGTCATGTTCGCTCAGCTGCAGCTGTTGGAAATCCAGCGGCTGCTGCCGCAAGTGCCCACCAATGATTTCAGTCCGCTGATCGCTATCAATATGGATCAGTGGGACGGCTACCCCAGCGAGCGTGAAGAGATTTTGGACTTTGTCGATGACGAGGGTATAGAAAACCTCGTGGTGTTAACTGGCGATATTCACACTAGCTGGGCCAACGAGCTGTATAAAAGCAGTGCGGTACTAACCAGCGGCGTACTGGACGACCCCCTCGGCGTTGAGTTTGTCACGCCCAGTGTCACCTCTCCCGGTTTTCCCGAAGGTGCGGCCCAGCTGGTGTCGGCCATACTGCCGGTGGTCAATCCACATATGAAGTATACGGACCTGAATAACAAAGGTTTTATTCTGATGGATGTGAATCGCCAGCGGGCCCAGGCGGAGTACTACTACGCCGCGGATATCTCGGACCCTGCCCAGTCAGGTGTCGAGTCCGATAAAGTGAAGACCGTGGCTGTTAAAGCCGGCACCAACCGCTTGATTGAAGACACGCCGGTCAGTCGTCCCCGCCAAATCTAACGCCCGAGGAGTTATCCATGTTGCATAGCAAAGTCGTCTGCCGATGGTTGTTGATCGGCATTTTTGCGAGCGTTCTGGCCGCCTGTGGTGGCTCGTCAAGTTCTTCATCTAACAATGGTGGTGGCGATGATGGCGGCACCGTAGACGGTGGTGCCGCTGACGGTGGCAATAATAACGACGGCGGTGCTTCCGATGATGGCGGTAGTTCAAATGGCGGCGGTTCTGGCGATGGTGGCGCCGGCGACGATGGCGGTGATGACGGCAGTGTTGTCCAAGAGCCAGTGGTCCGCATGATCCTGATCGGCGACAGTGGCAGCGGCAGCGATGGCGCCTACGCGGTCGGTCAGGCCATCGAAAAAGTCTGTGCCGCGCGCGGCTGTGATTTGGTATTGGGGCTGGGTGACAATATCTACGAGTCGGGTGTGTCCTCTGTCATGGATCCGCAGTTTGAAGAAAAATTTGAGCTGCCTTTTGAGCCGGTGGATTTGCCTTTCTATATGGTCTTGGGCAACCACGACAACAGTGAGTTCTTCGGCGGTGATGGCGCCGGCAATGCCAACGGTGATTTTCAGGTGGATTATCACTACCGCGATGCCGAGTACCCCGATGAAGCCCGGCTGACTAGTCGTTGGAAAATGCCGGAGCGTAATTACCGATTCACTGAAGGCCAACAGAGCAATGGCCAACCCTTTATTGAGTTGTTTGGCGTTGACTCTAACCAGGTGGCCGGAGGCTTTCCGGACAGCGATGAAAACTATTCCTACAACAACTACGGTCTGGCCCAGGCCCAGTGGCTAAAAACCGCTATGGCATCCAGCCAGGCCCAGTGGCGGCTGGTGTTTGCCCACCACCCATACGTATCCAACGGTAGCCACGGCAATGCGGGTAACTACGACGGCATTCCCAGTTTTATTGCTCCGGTGCTGGCCGGTGAGCGCTACAAAGCCTTTGTTGAGGAAACCTTTTGCGACAAGGCAGACTTTTTCTTTGCCGGTCACGACCACGATTTGCAATGGCTGATGGATACACCTGCCTGCGGTAAAACGGAGTTTATTGTCTCCGGTGCCGCCAGTAAGACACGAAGCATTGAGCGTCGGGATGAAAACCCGGTGCACTATGAGAAAGGGGATAGCTACGGCTTTTTCTGGGTGGAGTTCCGCGGTGATCAGATGACGGGAGAAGTCTTTGAGGTGGACCCCAATGCCGCCGATCTCGGCCTGGGTTCCCTGGCGGATCCGATCCCAGCTTTTGCCCGCAGCATCACCCAGCGGGCCTCAGTGGGACTGCCGGAGAACGACGGCTTCACCAGCCCACTGTTGGCGGACACTAAATTCGACGTCGATGGGGAAAGCGGCAATCTAGACCCGGTGCAAGCTCAGTTGCGCGACGGCTTTGCCGCGCTGGCGGAAAACACCCCTGAGGCCAATATGGCGGCGTTGATGGCGGCTGTGGGGGAGTCCTCGGTGGCGCTGATTGAGGTTGTGGATTCGCTGCTTACCGGCCTGCAGGGTGCCGCCACTGAACAAAATCCGGAACTGGCCGCCGCCGGCTCTGCCCGGGCCATGCAATCGCTGCTGTATGCGCTGCAATCTTTACAAAGCAGTATCGATGTCGCTGAGGAAAACGGAGGGCTGCCGGCGCCCTTTGATCAGTTAGGTGGGATTTTCGAAAATTTCCCCCCCGATCTCGGCGGCGGCGATGACAGCCCGGAGGCGAATCTAAGAAAGCTCACCGATGCCCTGAATGCTTTGGCACTGAATATACAAGGTGTGGTGGATGCCGTTGAGGAAGAGGGCGGCAGCGTGCCGATGGTGGGAGGTGCCCTGTCCCTGCTGTCTGAGTTACTATTTGATGTGACTCGCACCGTGGATGCCGTGGGCAATGTGAGTGTTAGTGAAGTGGGGCAGGTCCTGGTTTCCACCATCGATGACCTGTTGTCCAACCTGCTGCTTAAGGTCATCCCGATTGAAGAGTTTGCGCCACAGGAAGTGACCGACGCCATCGGTTTGGGGCCGGCCTTTTTCAGTAGTGTGCTACTGGCTGTGACCCGGGAAGTGGGTTACTTGTTGGACAACAACCTGATTCCGCCGCTTGCCCCAATCTTTGGCGCGCTGGATTCTCTGTTGCTCACACCATTATTGGATGGCTTGGCGAGCCTAAGCGAACTGTAGGGCAGACAGCGCAGTATCTGTCCGCCGTTTACCTAATTGCCTGACGCGGCGTACCTAAAAAGCGATGTAAGCCGGACTCGCCAGCCGATACCGGGATTACCTTGGGGGTAGCCCATGAAATATTACCTTGTCGATGCCTTTGTGACCGAGCGGGCGTTTTCTGGCAACCCTGCCGCGATATGCTTGGTGGACAAGCCTTTGCCCGAGTCGGTGATGCAGTCTCTGGCCAGCGAGTTTAACCTCTCTGAAACGGCGTATCTGGAACCTTTGCGGGAGGGGCAATGGGGTTTGCGTTGGTTTACCCCGGAAGTGGAGGTGGACCTGTGCGGTCACGCCACCCTGGCGGCCGCCCACGCCCTGTGGGAGAGCGGTGTCACCAACAGTGACCGCATCGAGTTTGCCACCCGCAGCGGCATACTCACTGTAATGCGCCAGCCTCCGTCGTTGATGATGTCCTTCCCCCGCGTTGCGACAACGCCGGTTGATGACACGTCATCTCTAAGGCCGATTGCGCCAGGGCTGGTGAATGCGGCGACTGCGGGCGCTGACATGCTGTTGGAGCTGAGCGATCAGCAGGCGGTTGAGTCATTTTTACCCGACTTGGCTGCTATTGCGGCCCTGCCCTGTCGGGGCGTGATGGTGACGGCTGCTGGCCAGCACTGCGACTTTGTGTCGCGATTTTTTGCGCCGGGGGTCGGCATTGATGAGGACCCGGTCACCGGCTCCGCCCACTGTGCCCTGGCTGATTATTGGTCATCCAAACTGGGTAAAACAGCGCTGTCAGCGCGCCAGTTATCCCAACGCGGCGGTGCCATTGATATTGAATTGTCTGATTCCGGCGTGACCCTGCAGGGGCGGGCGGTGACCGTGGCGACAGGGCAGGTACTGCTGTAGTTCGCCTTTAGCTGCGTC
It encodes:
- a CDS encoding alkaline phosphatase D family protein — its product is MDRRLFLKALTTTSIAVPILTACGGGSNPRNAANPVSTASTANTQNLSSGLRFDHGVASGDPLDDRVILWTRVTPDSANPAAVTVLCEIAEDPAFEQVVLSEQMATGPDRDYTVKLDAAGLLADRRYWYRFSTADTVSPVGRARTLPMPGQFVERLRFAVCSCSSYPHGYFSVYRMIANRDDLDFVLHLGDYIYEYGDGQYGDNASRLLDPPHEIVSLSDYRRRYAHYRKDVDLQTAHATHPFITVWDDHESTNDSYKDGAENHNEGEGDWQERKLRAIQAYFEWMPIRPPTQEQDSIYRDFQYGDLANFMMLDTRLEGREKQLDNPVDPARSEPRDLLGQTQKDWFKHKLATAQGQWKFVGQQVMFAQLQLLEIQRLLPQVPTNDFSPLIAINMDQWDGYPSEREEILDFVDDEGIENLVVLTGDIHTSWANELYKSSAVLTSGVLDDPLGVEFVTPSVTSPGFPEGAAQLVSAILPVVNPHMKYTDLNNKGFILMDVNRQRAQAEYYYAADISDPAQSGVESDKVKTVAVKAGTNRLIEDTPVSRPRQI
- a CDS encoding metallophosphoesterase, with translation MLHSKVVCRWLLIGIFASVLAACGGSSSSSSNNGGGDDGGTVDGGAADGGNNNDGGASDDGGSSNGGGSGDGGAGDDGGDDGSVVQEPVVRMILIGDSGSGSDGAYAVGQAIEKVCAARGCDLVLGLGDNIYESGVSSVMDPQFEEKFELPFEPVDLPFYMVLGNHDNSEFFGGDGAGNANGDFQVDYHYRDAEYPDEARLTSRWKMPERNYRFTEGQQSNGQPFIELFGVDSNQVAGGFPDSDENYSYNNYGLAQAQWLKTAMASSQAQWRLVFAHHPYVSNGSHGNAGNYDGIPSFIAPVLAGERYKAFVEETFCDKADFFFAGHDHDLQWLMDTPACGKTEFIVSGAASKTRSIERRDENPVHYEKGDSYGFFWVEFRGDQMTGEVFEVDPNAADLGLGSLADPIPAFARSITQRASVGLPENDGFTSPLLADTKFDVDGESGNLDPVQAQLRDGFAALAENTPEANMAALMAAVGESSVALIEVVDSLLTGLQGAATEQNPELAAAGSARAMQSLLYALQSLQSSIDVAEENGGLPAPFDQLGGIFENFPPDLGGGDDSPEANLRKLTDALNALALNIQGVVDAVEEEGGSVPMVGGALSLLSELLFDVTRTVDAVGNVSVSEVGQVLVSTIDDLLSNLLLKVIPIEEFAPQEVTDAIGLGPAFFSSVLLAVTREVGYLLDNNLIPPLAPIFGALDSLLLTPLLDGLASLSEL
- a CDS encoding PhzF family phenazine biosynthesis protein, with translation MKYYLVDAFVTERAFSGNPAAICLVDKPLPESVMQSLASEFNLSETAYLEPLREGQWGLRWFTPEVEVDLCGHATLAAAHALWESGVTNSDRIEFATRSGILTVMRQPPSLMMSFPRVATTPVDDTSSLRPIAPGLVNAATAGADMLLELSDQQAVESFLPDLAAIAALPCRGVMVTAAGQHCDFVSRFFAPGVGIDEDPVTGSAHCALADYWSSKLGKTALSARQLSQRGGAIDIELSDSGVTLQGRAVTVATGQVLL